In Astyanax mexicanus isolate ESR-SI-001 chromosome 17, AstMex3_surface, whole genome shotgun sequence, a single window of DNA contains:
- the LOC103034928 gene encoding uncharacterized protein LOC103034928, whose amino-acid sequence MVTWLWRPNHEDKNINLRQNPTHFGKRLHIRNYNNDFSASITPVDWSDSGKYECELSGRSPVRTVFEVVVVRVHADPQHLNEGDDVKLKCEISHQTSHVQLYWINMKTQENFPNPHNLKNVEISQMSWVCAVFNTSVLKALIPLTLNISQPLSTTATLPSPTTHDHTSAESTVLLQSSRNTNDTRWTTTGNTPPPRNTTRTVLITVSTSFFFIFILVLGAVCWRTWRRKNLEEECPQCERESVTYAEMSFRQRSERRKEGEELSVSESVTYAEVSFRQRADNASSDHESVSNIAPEEKVEVLYSTVNLKTKIEN is encoded by the exons ATGGTCACCTGGTTATGGAGACCCAACCACGAAGATAAAAATATCAACCTTAGACAGAACCCTACACACTTTGGAAAACGACTCCACATCAGGAATTACAACAACGACTTTTCTGCATCCATCACACCTGTAGACTGGAGCGACTCTGGGAAATATGAATGTGAACTTTCCGGCCGTTCACCTGTCAGGACTGTCTTTGAAGTCGTGGTGGTGAGAG TTCATGCCGACCCTCAGCACCTAAACGAGGGGGATGATGTCaaattaaaatgtgaaatttCTCATCAGACATCACACGTACAACTGTACTGGATCAACATGAAGACACAAGAGAACTTTCCAAACCCACATAATCTTAAGAATGTTGAGATCAGCCAGATGAGCTGGGTGTGTGCTGTGTTTAACACATCTGTACTAAAAGCTCTTATTCCACTAACTCTCAACATCAGTCAGCCCCTCAGCACAACTGCAACATTACCATCTCCGACCACTCACGATCACACCTCGGCTGAGTCAACAGTTCTGCTACAGTCTAGCAGAAACACCAACGACACTCGCTGGACTACAACAG GAAACACCCCACCTCCAAGAAACACAACAAGGACCGTCTTAATCACCGTCAGCACTTCATTCTTCTTCATCTTTATATTAGTGCTCGGTGCTGTGTGCTGGAGGACATGGAGAAGAA AGAATTTAGAGGAAGAGTGTCCtcaatgtgagagagagagcgttacATACGCTGAGATGAGCTTCAGACAGAGATCAG agagaaggaaagaaggagaggAGCTTTCTGTGAGTGAAAGCGTTACTTATGCAGAAGTGAGCTTCAGGCAGAGAGCAG ATAATGCTTCCTCTGATCACGAGTCTGTTTCT AACATTGCTCCCGAGGAAAAAGTAGAAGTCCTGTATTCAACTGTTAACTTAAAAACTAAAATTGAAAATTAG